Proteins found in one Magnolia sinica isolate HGM2019 chromosome 5, MsV1, whole genome shotgun sequence genomic segment:
- the LOC131247075 gene encoding DNA topoisomerase 2-like produces the protein MQVLGWPCSVSVRSLICSSCSVSVRSLICSFDVRGVIKKYDSPEQILEEFFHLRLEFYVKRKKVMLDNLERKLLRLSNKVRFIIGVVEGEIIVSNRKRADLVLELQ, from the exons ATGCAAGTTTTGGGATGGCCATGTTCGgtctcggtaagatcattgatatgctcatcatgttcagtctcggtaagatcattgatatgctcattCGATGTGAGGGGTGTCATCAAGAAATATGACAGTCCCGAACAAA ttcttgaagaaTTCTTTCATTTAAGACTTGAGTTCTATGTAAAGAGAAAG AAAGTAATGTTGGATAATCTTGAAAGAAAGCTGTTGAGATTGTCTAACAAAGTCAGATTCATCATTGGGGTGGTAGAAGGAGAGATTATTGTGAGTAACAGGAAGAGAGCAGATCTGGTCCTTGAGTTGCAGTAG